One region of Bombus affinis isolate iyBomAffi1 chromosome 3, iyBomAffi1.2, whole genome shotgun sequence genomic DNA includes:
- the LOC126914987 gene encoding putative mediator of RNA polymerase II transcription subunit 26 — MRLRILFIVLVSTTVAQEKNAQRSVRTPQAQIKYHDPNGLKVDWKFFGAQNQFHSRLENSQIPQQQELAHPQQSAHLQQSAHPQQSAYPQQSAHSQQSHVSQQQSQSELVQIEPDQLEHRSYLQHQTQPEPQQIPNQIQYKTFAQPQPVQEQPDPNQLQYKVYPQPQAPVAPQSDLNQVQYRYSNAPSQAKQVILEDFKPQSIHPDSASFAYPSNAPIAQQYDQQPANAGISQYEHENYEQEEQHKSRRDYADRSLQGKIVYKEDYEQREQQEPQVEHISVPVERLPPPIPQKLVIDKNMPMEIQQLLQYQARLPYEVIANTISYKPKSLFVPKPFPAETKGPYRYRSKVYYVNNDQYEGDYGTTKPVEESQRH, encoded by the exons ATGAGACTTCGA ATCCtctttatcgttttggtttCGACGACGGTGGCGCAAGAGAAGAACGCACAGCGTTCTGTTCGTACACCCCAGGCGCAAATTAAGTACCATGATCCAAATG GTCTGAAGGTTGATTGGAAGTTCTTCGGCGCGCAGAACCAATTCCATTCTCGCCTAGAAAATTCCCAAATCCCTCAACAACAAGAATTAGCTCATCCTCAACAATCAGCTCATCTTCAACAATCAGCTCATCCTCAACAATCAGCTTATCCTCAACAATCAGCTCATTCTCAACAATCACACGTGAGTCAACAGCAATCTCAATCTGAACTCGTGCAAATCGAACCCGACCAATTGGAACATAGATCGTACTTACAACATCAAACTCAACCGGAACCTCAGCAAATTCCCAACCAGATACAATACAAGACATTCGCTCAACCTCAGCCTGTACAAGAACAACCAGATCCAAATCAACTTCAATATAAAGTCTATCCACAACCTCAAGCTCCAGTGGCACCTCAATCTGATCTCAATCAAGTTCAATACAGATACTCAAATGCTCCGTCTCAGGCGAAACAAGTGATTCTAGAAGACTTCAAGCCACAAAGTATCCATCCTGACTCAGCCTCTTTCGCTTACCCATCCAATGCTCCAATTGCTCAACAATACGATCAGCAACCAGCAAATGCTGGCATTTCTCAATACGAACACGAGAATTATGAACAAGAGGAGCAACATAAATCTAGAAGGGACTACGCAGATAGAAGTTTGCAAGGCAAAATAGTGTACAAAGAGGACTACGAGCAACGAGAGCAACAGGAGCCACAAGTGGAACACATATCAGTGCCAGTCGAGAGGCTACCGCCGCCAATTCCTCAAAAATTGGTCATCGACAAAAACATGCCAATGGAGATCCAACAATTGTTGCAGTATCAGGCACGGTTACCATACGAAGTTATCGCGAATACTATTTCTTACAAACCAAAATCGTTGTTCGTACCAAAACCTTTTCCAGCTGAGACCAAAGGGCCATATCGGTATCGAAGCAAGGTTTATTACGTGAATAACGATCAGTACGAAGGCGACTATGGGACGACTAAGCCTGTTGAAGAAAGTCAGAGGCATTGA
- the LOC126914988 gene encoding procyclic form-specific polypeptide B1-alpha, which produces MYAIFALLFYTVALASCQSTNRRYQSPQQAAILSDARYLAGDGTFGAAYSQEDGVEFKEESDVYGNRRGSYSYVDPTGQRRTVTYTAGKNGFQATGDGIPVPPPQVPPQPEYVPLPQYNPPDYQPPRYNPSLQSYQRQSQPVYEAQPAPQPQPQPQPHLPPQPVYQSQPQYQPRPQPPPEIQSIPSYNPPPQYQPPARPLPQYNAITTPPPRRFYPPGKLNFNRTPDGYSYTFNKS; this is translated from the exons ATGTATGCGATATTC GCGTTACTATTCTACACGGTTGCATTGGCCTCGTGTCAATCGACAAATAGACGATACCAGTCACCTCAACAGGCAGCAATTTTGAGTGACGCAAGATATCTGGCTGGAGATGGAACTTTTGGCGCCGCTTATTCACAAGAAGATGGTGTGGAATTCAAAGAGGAAAGCGACGTCTACGGGAATCGCCGTGGGTCTTACTCCTACGTCGATCCTACAGGTCAGAGACGCACAGTGACATATACGGCTGGGAAAAATGGCTTTCAG GCCACAGGCGACGGCATTCCCGTTCCACCCCCGCAAGTTCCGCCTCAGCCAGAGTACGTACCTCTACCGCAATACAACCCTCCCGATTATCAACCACCGCGATACAACCCATCCTTGCAATCGTATCAACGTCAGAGTCAACCAGTTTATGAAGCACAACCAGCACCTCAGCCCCAACCTCAACCTCAACCTCACCTTCCACCTCAACCAGTGTATCAATCTCAACCACAATACCAACCTAGACCTCAACCACCACCTGAAATTCAATCCATTCCTTCCTACAACCCACCGCCACAGTATCAACCTCCGGCTAGACCATTACCACAGTACAACGCTATAACGACACCACCACCTCGAAGGTTTTACCCACCTGGAAAGTTGAACTTCAATAGGACTCCGGATGGCTACTCCTACACGTTTAATAAAAGTTAA
- the LOC126914986 gene encoding endothelial zinc finger protein induced by tumor necrosis factor alpha-like — MAMNEDFSFTELCRLCSLKSNHQLQIFDKEGEQRQLLFKIRSCIPAVITKEDALPKNICQRCVYKLDMFYEFRVSCMTTDTVLKNYADSLKHLAASVNQGTDKDKMSNGSQQQQRSAYVEAHAVAHAAVQQHMAQQAAQARLAGPGPPATPQTPNPTFTLPDDGLGYDDGVRVLRSIGTWSPDYSAAMRPGGVMPPFPGAMDQQFGSRAPTVNQPLRTTNNVTSRPGFASKATNTGEPATKAFACTVCGKGLARKDKLVIHMRIHTGEKPYSCEVCGKAFARRDKLVIHMNKLRHRPGVAPLSTPTAPNSDQQQQQQQQQQQAQQQQQQAQQPQQQQQSRQDTIHKLKEEPVSWACELCGRALATRDEWMQHARSHLEASAPPQHAAPYFPGSTAPPQAYASERHFCLMCRTDFTDKAEFMFHVRSHFEPHAQQTPSQHSSGKQGSDPATAELIARGLVDPSGLCS; from the exons ATGGCAATGAACGAAGATTTCAGTTTCACTGAATTGTGTAGATTATGTTCGTTGAAGAGCAATCACCAGCTTCAAATTTTCGACAAAGAAGGCGAACAGAGACAATTACTTTTTAAAATACGCTCCTGCATTCCTGCTGTA ATAACGAAAGAGGACGCTTTGCCCAAAAATATTTGTCAGAGATGCGTATACAAATTGGATATGTTTTACGAGTTTCGGGTGAGCTGCATGACGACCGATACTGTGTTAAAAAATTACGCGGACAGTTTGAAGCACCTCGCTGCATCGGTAAACCAG GGTACTGATAAGGACAAGATGTCTAATGGTAGCCAGCAACAACAGCGATCGGCTTATGTGGAAGCGCATGCTGTGGCTCATGCTGCAGTACAGCAACACATGGCACAACAAGCTGCCCAAGCGAGGCTTGCTGGCCCTGGTCCACCTGCGACACCTCAGACACCTAATCCAACCTTTACCTTGCCTGACGATGGTTTAGGTTATGACGACGGTGTACGTGTACTCCGCTCTATCGGAACATG GTCTCCAGATTACTCAGCAGCAATGCGCCCTGGTGGTGTAATGCCTCCATTTCCTGGTGCAATGGATCAGCAGTTTGGGAGTAGAGCTCCTACAGTAAATCAGCCATTAAGAACTACGAACAATGTAACGTCTCGTCCGGGATTTGCGTCAAAGGCCACAAATACAGGTGAACCGGCGACAAAGGCGTTCGCCTGCACCGTTTGCGGCAAAGGTCTTGCTCGTAAGGACAAACTCGTTATTCACATGCGTATTCATACAGGGGAAAAGCCGTATTCCTGCGAAGTTTGCG GTAAAGCATTTGCCCGCAGAGATAAACTAGTTATTCACATGAACAAGTTGAGACACAGACCGGGAGTGGCGCCACTTTCTACACCTACAGCTCCGAATTCGgatcaacagcaacaacaacaacagcaacagcaacaagctcagcaacaacagcaacaggcACAACAaccgcagcagcagcaacaatcTCGGCAGGATACTATACACAAGTTGAAAGAAGAACCAGTTAGTTGGGCGTGTGAATTATGCGGTCGAGCATTAGCCACAAGAGACGAGTGGATGCAGCATGCTCG TTCTCACTTGGAGGCATCGGCTCCGCCACAACATGCAGCACCATATTTCCCGGGATCTACAGCTCCTCCGCAGGCGTACGCATCTGAGAGGCATTTCTGTCTTATGTGCCGTACAGATTTTACAGATAAGGCTGAATTTATGTTCCACGTACGTTCCCATTTCGAACCTCACGCGCAGCAAACGCCATCTCAGCATTCGAGTGGTAAACAAGGAAGCGATCCTGCAACGGCTGAATTGATCGCGCGTGGACTGGTTGATCCTTCGGGATTATGCAGCTAG